From the Lolium rigidum isolate FL_2022 chromosome 2, APGP_CSIRO_Lrig_0.1, whole genome shotgun sequence genome, one window contains:
- the LOC124687542 gene encoding transcription factor MYB17-like, with protein sequence MGRAPCCDKKGLKKGPWTPEEDKLLVDFIQANGHGSWRLFPKLAGLNRCGKSCRLRWTNYLRPDIRRGPFTAEEQKSIVQLHGIVGNKWSMIAAQLPGRTDNEIKNYWNTHLKKQLRLMGLDEPPPGPTAGCPAARHMAQWETARLEAEARLSLRSSSSSATAAATATTTSGSSSSTEADTMAAAKPSDVFLRLWNSDIGSSFRKVAPPVSVKEEEAVLPGEYDSSAASDENEMDAAAECQMFLDLACEEFAGDELGLFHGRYGGFSLFPPLDVLTEASLDTAF encoded by the exons ATGGGGAGGGCGCCGTGCTGCGACAAGAAGGGGCTCAAGAAGGGGCCGTGGACGCCGGAGGAGGACAAGCTACTCGTCGACTTCATCCAGGCCAACGGCCATGGCAGCTGGCGCCTTTTCCCCAAGCTCGCAG GGCTGAACCGGTGCGGCAAGAGCTGCCGGCTGCGGTGGACGAACTACCTGCGTCCGGACATCAGGCGCGGTCCCTTCACCGCCGAGGAGCAGAAGTCCATCGTCCAGCTCCACGGCATCGTCGGCAACAA GTGGTCCATGATCGCGGCGCAGCTCCCCGGCCGGACGGACAACGAGATCAAGAACTACTGGAACACGCACCTGAAGAAGCAGCTCCGCCTCATGGGCCTCGATGAGCCGCCGCCCGGCCCGACCGCCGGCTGCCCCGCCGCGCGCCACATGGCGCAGTGGGAGACCGCGCGCCTTGAGGCCGAGGCGCGCCTCTCGCTccgctcctcctcatcctcggccaccgccgccgcgaccgccaccaccacctccggctccTCTTCCTCGACGGAGGCCGACACCATGGCCGCGGCGAAGCCCTCGGACGTCTTCTTGCGCCTCTGGAACTCCGACATCGGGAGCTCCTTCCGCAAGGTGGCGCCGCCGGTGtccgtgaaggaggaggaggcggtgctgCCGGGGGAGTACGACTCGTCCGCGGCGTCCGACGAGAACGAGATGGACGCGGCGGCCGAGTGCCAGATGTTCCTAGACTTGGCCTGCGAGGAGTTCGCCGGCGACGAGCTCGGGCTGTTCCACGGCCGGTACGGCGGCTTCTCGCTCTTCCCGCCGCTCGACGTGCTCACGGAGGCGTCCCTGGATACGGCGTTCTAG